GGCCAGGACAGCCGCCGGGCGCGCCATGAGGCGGATCGGCTGCGCGGGCTGATCGGCCTGCTGCGGGACGATGCGGTCAGCCACCAGCGCCAGCATGGCCTGCGCCTGGATGTCGATGGCTACAGCGTCTGGCGCCTGGATGGCACTGGCCGCTGGCGACCCGATCCGGCCTATCGCCCGCAACGCCTGCCGGACGACCTGCGCCTTCGGCTGGAACCCGCGCCGGAACGCCCTGGCGAGCAAGCGGGGCCGCAGTTGCTGGTGCTCTCCAGTGATGAAATGACCCCCTTCACCCTGCACCTGGAATTCAGGGGCCAGCCCCTGCTGAGCCTGTCCAGCGATGGCCTGGAGGAGGTGCGCCTTGAACAGCCCTGAGCACGCGGCGGGCTTCACCCTGCTGGAAGTGATGGTGGCCCTGGCCATCCTCGCCACCCTGTCCGTCGCGCTCTACAGCGCCGCCGGCCACATCGCCGGCACCAGCAGCGCCCTGACCGAGCGCGGCCTGGCCCAGTGGCTGGCGGACAACCGTATGAACGAGCTGCGCTGCGGCCTGGAGCGCCCCAGGGCCGGCCTGCAGCAGGAGCGCATCACCTTCGCCGGCCGCGAGTGGCTGCTGTTCAGCGAGACCGGCGGCGCCCGGTCCCCGCACCTGCTGCGGGTGGCCCTGGACGTGGCGCTGCCCGGCACGCCACCGCGCCAGCGGGCGCACCTGGAAGGCCTGCTGGGGGACGCGCCATGAGGCCGCGCGGCTTCACCCTGCTGGAAGTGCTGATCGCCATGGCCCTGTTCAGCTTGCTGGGGCTGGCCTGCTACCAGTTGCTGGAGCGGGTGACCCACGGCGAGCAGCGCATCCAGCAGCACGAGCGCCAGTGGCGCCGCTTGCAGCGAGCCATGGACCTGCTGCAACGGGACCTCTGGCAGGCCATGGCCCATCCCCTGCCCGACGACCCTAGCCGGCGCCAGGCGCTGATCGGCCGCGCCGACCGGGTCCGCCTGGTGCGTGGCGGCTGGGCCAATCCCCTGCTGGAAGCCCGTAGCGAGGTGCTGGCGGTCGAGCATCGCTGGGAACAGGGCCAGTGGTGGCGCGAGTTCCGCCCGCTGGAAGGGGGCGTCCTGCGCCGGCAGCGCCTGCTGGATGGCGTGACGCTCCGGCGCC
This genomic window from Pseudomonas furukawaii contains:
- the gspH gene encoding type II secretion system minor pseudopilin GspH, translated to MGEAAFRRSPAGFTLLEVLVVILLVSLMAGLVGLAQGGQDSRRARHEADRLRGLIGLLRDDAVSHQRQHGLRLDVDGYSVWRLDGTGRWRPDPAYRPQRLPDDLRLRLEPAPERPGEQAGPQLLVLSSDEMTPFTLHLEFRGQPLLSLSSDGLEEVRLEQP
- the gspI gene encoding type II secretion system minor pseudopilin GspI; this translates as MNSPEHAAGFTLLEVMVALAILATLSVALYSAAGHIAGTSSALTERGLAQWLADNRMNELRCGLERPRAGLQQERITFAGREWLLFSETGGARSPHLLRVALDVALPGTPPRQRAHLEGLLGDAP
- the gspJ gene encoding type II secretion system minor pseudopilin GspJ, with product MRPRGFTLLEVLIAMALFSLLGLACYQLLERVTHGEQRIQQHERQWRRLQRAMDLLQRDLWQAMAHPLPDDPSRRQALIGRADRVRLVRGGWANPLLEARSEVLAVEHRWEQGQWWREFRPLEGGVLRRQRLLDGVTLRRLQYVDAAGRLQDAWPAAGEPLSLPRALVLELDAPGFPELRRVILLPGADTEPTRDD